The Budorcas taxicolor isolate Tak-1 chromosome 18, Takin1.1, whole genome shotgun sequence genome window below encodes:
- the CNEP1R1 gene encoding nuclear envelope phosphatase-regulatory subunit 1 isoform X2 — protein MNSLEQAEDLKAFERRLTEYIHCLQPATGRWRMLLIVVSVCTATGAWNWLIDPETQKVSFFTSLWNHPFFTISCITLIGLFFAGIHKRVVAPSIIAARCRTVLAEYNMSCDDTGKLILKPRPHVQ, from the exons ATGAACTCGCTGGAGCAGGCGGAAG ATCTCAAGGCTTTCGAGAGGAGACTTACTGAATATATTCATTGTTTGCAACCTGCCACTGGACGTTGGAGAA TGCTTCTTATAGTGGTATCTGTCTGTACAGCTACTGGTGCCTGGAACTGGTTAATAGATCCCGAGACACAAAAG GTGTCCTTCTTCACATCATTATGGAACCATCCATTTTTCACCATTAGCTGTATCACTCTAATAGGCTTATTCTTCGCTGGGATTCACAAGAGAGTAGTTGCACCGTCAAT TATAGCTGCTCGATGTCGAACTGTGTTAGCAGAATACAACATGTCTTGTGATGAT aCAGGAAAGCTAATTTTGAAACCTAGGCCTCATGTTCAATGA
- the CNEP1R1 gene encoding nuclear envelope phosphatase-regulatory subunit 1 isoform X1, with the protein MNSLEQAEGRSIRVVSLIPALVFGNCRDLKAFERRLTEYIHCLQPATGRWRMLLIVVSVCTATGAWNWLIDPETQKVSFFTSLWNHPFFTISCITLIGLFFAGIHKRVVAPSIIAARCRTVLAEYNMSCDDTGKLILKPRPHVQ; encoded by the exons ATGAACTCGCTGGAGCAGGCGGAAGGTAGG tcGATAAGAGTTGTATCCCTAATTCCTGCCTTGGTTTTTGGTAACTGCCGGG ATCTCAAGGCTTTCGAGAGGAGACTTACTGAATATATTCATTGTTTGCAACCTGCCACTGGACGTTGGAGAA TGCTTCTTATAGTGGTATCTGTCTGTACAGCTACTGGTGCCTGGAACTGGTTAATAGATCCCGAGACACAAAAG GTGTCCTTCTTCACATCATTATGGAACCATCCATTTTTCACCATTAGCTGTATCACTCTAATAGGCTTATTCTTCGCTGGGATTCACAAGAGAGTAGTTGCACCGTCAAT TATAGCTGCTCGATGTCGAACTGTGTTAGCAGAATACAACATGTCTTGTGATGAT aCAGGAAAGCTAATTTTGAAACCTAGGCCTCATGTTCAATGA